DNA from Corynebacterium aurimucosum ATCC 700975:
CGCCGAAGATTTCCGCCATCACGAGGCCACAGCCGATGCCCGCGCCGCAGGCGAGATTGTCAGTGCCTTGGCGCAGCGCTTTGGTCACTCGGGAAGCATCGAGGACTTGTTCACCACCCGTGATTTTGCACTGGGCACGTTGAGCGAGGAGTCCGTCATCCCGGTCCTGCGTGCCAACACCGCTCCGCTCTCCGCGGCGGACTTGGGCGCCGGTACGGATTTCCGCGACAAGACGCGCATGGCGGGCACAGCCTCGGGCTCGAAGAAGAAGGGCTCCGCCGCTAAGGAGCGCCGCGGTCCGGCCCCATGGCAATCCGTATCCACTCCGGACACCATCCCGGATCCGAACCCCGACGCCGATCCAGAAGGCGCATTGTTTGGCCAGAATGTCACCCTCACTGGTGACTTCGAACCTTTTGATAAAGGTCTGTTGTGGTCCAAGATTGCTGAACGCGGCGGCCAGGTGGGCAAGAACGTCACGAAGAAGACCACCATCCTGGTCGTGGGCCAGTGGGCTACCAAAACCTCTAAAGAAAAGCGCGCTGAGGAGCTACAGGGCAAAGGCCAGGACATCGCGATCTGGCAGACGGACAAGCTGTTGGAGGAGCTGCAGCTTGATGAAGCTCCGCCGTTCTAACCTGCGTATCTGTTGAACGCGGAAGCCCTAGAGCATCAAGGCTCTAGTGCGTGGTGGGTTTTCTCCGAACTAGTGGGAACCTGTGGGCATAAAGAGCAGTCCAATAAGGGCAAGGAATCTGCACTTGCCTACCTTTTGGAGTAAGTCCACTATGACCATCGCGCTACCCACCTCCCTCCGCATCGACCACCTGCTCCCTTCGCTCTGCCCGAGCGAAGAGCTCAACGGAATCAAACTCTGTGATGATGGCTTCGGTGATTCACCTGCTAGTCTTCAGCTATCGCGGACGCTATCGATGTCCTTGGTGCACGGCACGGGCGTCGAAGCCAAGCGCGTGAGCCAGCGCGCTGTGGACGATATGGGCTTGACCGTGCGCCAAGCGTGGGATACTGCCGCGCTGAATCTGCAACGCCGCGCACTGACGCAGCAGGGGCTGCGTTTCTTTACCCGGCCTGCTGAACTCGGACTGAGTAGAAAGGAAAGCGGCCTCGAGGTGCGGGTGCATCGCTGCGCTGTCTCGTCGTGGTTGGCTCACCCGCAGGCCTTCGTTATCCTAGACAATCATCTGCAGCGGCTTAGCCAGGCTCTGAGCATTACCTACCTCGTGCCTGATGCGCACACTCTCTACGCGCTGTTCAACGTTTCCCCGCAGCGCGCCACGGAGCTGGCCTACCGCGCGGCCGAATTGCGCCCGCGCCATCGACCACCGCTGAGCTTGCAACCACTAGTATTGGCTAACGGCTTCCCACTGGAGGTATAGAAAACACCTCCAGACTTTCTCCGCCGTGGCCGAAAGGAGTCACGTTCTTAAGATGGCTGAATCATCCATGTCCCGCCTGAGCAACCAGTACCATTCCTGGGTACACGCGCACCCCACCGCGGCGCAGGATTTCCGCGATGCCATCGAGGACTTGCTTAACGACGCCGGCATTATCTTCGACCGCGTAGCAACCCGCGTCAAGCTGTGGCCTTCTCTCAAGGCCAAAGCGAAGAAGCGCCGCGACAACGGCGAGCTGATGTACCCGAAGCCGTGGGAAGATATCCACGATGTTTTGGGCGTGCGAATTACCGTCTTCCACTCCACGGTTATCCCAGAAGCCTTGGAGGTTTTGGGAGAAACCTTTACCGTGCTGCGCTCGGTGGATAAGGCGGCGGAAACACGGATTTCCGGCGGCTTTGGCTATGGCTCACACCACCTAGTACTCAAAGTCTCTGAAGATAGTGCCGCCGCCCTTGAGGAACTTGAAGCCTATGTTGGCTGGACCTTCGAGATTCAAATCCGCACGGTGCTACAACACGCCTGGGCAGAATTTGAGCACGATATCCGGTACAAGCAGGGTCCGAACCCGCCTTCCCCACAGGTGGATCGCCTCTTCACACTGGCTGCGGGCCTCATTGAGCTGGCGGATCAGCAATTCGATGAGATCGCCGCACTCAAAGCCCCCAGTTCCGAGGCAGGCGATGACGTGGAAATTACAGCTGAGACCCTCCCTGGTGTCCTCGCCATTATTCTGGGTAACCGCTTCCCACGTTCACGCTCGGAGCATTATCGCTTCCTTGCCGAGTTGCTCGAAAACAACGGCATCACACGCTTGAGCCAGCTCAAGCAGCTGCTCGACGATGACGCCATCGCCCACGTGCACGATGCCATGCGCTACCGCTTCCGGCCGGGCCAGGTCAGGCTCATCGATGACTTGTTGCTCAACAAGTTCGGCCCCCAGCACATCGAGGCCACGGCCGAGGCCGGTGACCGCAAAGACCGCAAGCGCCGCTTGAACGCGCGTCTGAAGGCCTTAAAGAACTTCCGGAATACTTAGCGGAATCCTCCGCGGAATTTCTCCATCTGCCGGCGCTCCTTCTTCGTCGGGCGGCCAGCACCGCGCGGGCGGACCGGGACGGAGGGCATAAACTCCTTCGGCGGTGGCGGCGGGGCATGGTCGATATAACAGGTGCGCGCAATCGGGGCGCCGACGCGCTTGGACACGGTGGCCAGCACCTCAAGGTCATGCTCGTGGTGGTTGCGCCACACGCGCACGCGGTCGCCGGGCACAACCTGCTGGGCGGGCTTGGTGGCGTTGCCGTTGAGTTTGACGTGCCCGGCGCGCACGGCGGTGGCGGCCTCCGAGCGAGTCTTGAACATGCGCACGGACCAGACCCAAGCATCAATACGTACGGGCCGCCCGTCGGGCTGATTCACCATAGGCGCTTAAAGGTTGTGGTTCTCGTTCACGATCTTCTGGATTTTGACCCAGTTGTACACGCCACCCACCACGGCGACGATGAGGCCAATCGCCATCCAGGTCCAGAAGCCGGTAAGTGCCCAGCCCAGGAGCACACCGCCGGCGACGCCGCCCACGACACAGGTAGCTCCGTTGCGTGCGTGGGTGCGCACGGCTTGCTTGCGTTGCTCAATGGGGTTGTTGGGGCGTCGCTGCATAGTCATGGGGCTCATTCTACATGGCCCGAATCCCGCGGCTTTAAAGCT
Protein-coding regions in this window:
- a CDS encoding GTP pyrophosphokinase, with product MAESSMSRLSNQYHSWVHAHPTAAQDFRDAIEDLLNDAGIIFDRVATRVKLWPSLKAKAKKRRDNGELMYPKPWEDIHDVLGVRITVFHSTVIPEALEVLGETFTVLRSVDKAAETRISGGFGYGSHHLVLKVSEDSAAALEELEAYVGWTFEIQIRTVLQHAWAEFEHDIRYKQGPNPPSPQVDRLFTLAAGLIELADQQFDEIAALKAPSSEAGDDVEITAETLPGVLAIILGNRFPRSRSEHYRFLAELLENNGITRLSQLKQLLDDDAIAHVHDAMRYRFRPGQVRLIDDLLLNKFGPQHIEATAEAGDRKDRKRRLNARLKALKNFRNT
- a CDS encoding RNA-binding S4 domain-containing protein, producing the protein MVNQPDGRPVRIDAWVWSVRMFKTRSEAATAVRAGHVKLNGNATKPAQQVVPGDRVRVWRNHHEHDLEVLATVSKRVGAPIARTCYIDHAPPPPPKEFMPSVPVRPRGAGRPTKKERRQMEKFRGGFR